A DNA window from Stutzerimonas stutzeri contains the following coding sequences:
- a CDS encoding carbohydrate ABC transporter permease has protein sequence MSDFAQPRLTLGRLTIHATLLLACAVYLVPLIVMLLTSFKTPEDIRTGNLLSWPQAFSAMGWLTAWDSIGGYFWNSVKIVIPAVLISTALGALNGYVLSMWRFRGSQLFFGLLLFGCFLPFQVILLPASFTLGKLGLANTTTGLVLVHVVYGLAFTTLFFRNFYVSVPDALVRAARLDGAGFFTIFGRILLPMSVPIIMVCLIWQFTQIWNDFLFGVVFASGDTQPVTVALNNLVNTSTGAKRYNVDMAAAMIAGLPTLVVYVVAGKYFLRGLTAGAVKG, from the coding sequence GTCTGACTTCGCGCAACCGCGCCTGACCCTCGGGCGCCTGACTATCCATGCCACGCTGTTGCTGGCCTGTGCCGTCTACCTGGTGCCGCTGATCGTGATGCTGCTGACCAGCTTCAAGACCCCGGAAGACATCCGCACGGGCAACCTGCTGAGCTGGCCGCAAGCCTTCAGTGCGATGGGTTGGCTGACCGCCTGGGACAGCATTGGCGGCTATTTCTGGAACTCGGTGAAGATCGTCATTCCGGCCGTGCTGATTTCCACGGCGCTGGGCGCGCTTAACGGCTATGTGCTGTCGATGTGGCGCTTCCGTGGCTCGCAGCTGTTCTTCGGTCTACTGCTGTTCGGCTGCTTCCTGCCGTTCCAGGTGATCCTGCTGCCGGCGTCCTTTACGCTCGGCAAGCTGGGCCTGGCCAACACCACCACCGGCCTGGTGCTGGTGCATGTGGTCTACGGGCTGGCCTTCACCACGCTGTTCTTCCGCAACTTCTACGTCAGCGTGCCGGATGCGCTAGTGCGGGCGGCGCGACTGGACGGCGCCGGCTTCTTCACCATCTTCGGACGCATCCTGCTGCCGATGTCGGTGCCGATCATCATGGTTTGCCTGATCTGGCAGTTCACTCAGATCTGGAACGACTTCCTGTTCGGTGTGGTGTTCGCCAGTGGCGACACGCAGCCGGTCACCGTAGCGCTGAACAATCTGGTGAACACCAGCACCGGCGCCAAGCGATACAACGTCGACATGGCGGCCGCGATGATCGCTGGGCTGCCCACGCTGGTGGTCTACGTGGTCGCCGGCAAATATTTCCTGCGCGGGCTGACTGCCGGCGCCGTCAAGGGTTGA
- a CDS encoding ABC transporter ATP-binding protein, producing the protein MASLELRNVQKNYGNSQIATLKDIALRIDAGEFLILVGPSGCGKSTLMNCIAGLENITGGEILVDGEDISQASPKDRDIAMVFQSYALYPTMSVRDNIAFGLKMRKVSAAKIEEEVARVAKLLQIEPLLERKPAQLSGGQQQRVAMGRALARRPKIYLFDEPLSNLDAKLRVEMRTEIKLMHQRLKTTTVYVTHDQIEAMTLGDKVAVMKDGVIQQFGTPHEIYNNPANLFVASFIGSPPMNFVPLRIRQRDGRWVGVLNSEQGSCELPLPITSDEGLRDRELILGIRPEQIGLAAAGSTDFSLAVDIEVVEPTGPDTLVVFTLNQVKACCRLAPDQAPRVGETLNLQFDPRKALLFDGQTGERLGVVQPEPVRESKVTRLVSNGAGTAQ; encoded by the coding sequence ATGGCTTCCCTGGAACTGCGCAACGTTCAAAAGAATTATGGCAACAGCCAGATCGCGACGCTGAAGGACATCGCGCTGAGGATCGACGCCGGTGAGTTCCTGATCCTGGTCGGGCCTTCGGGCTGCGGAAAATCCACCCTGATGAACTGCATCGCCGGGCTGGAGAACATCACCGGCGGCGAGATTCTCGTCGACGGCGAAGACATCAGCCAGGCCAGTCCGAAGGATCGGGATATTGCCATGGTGTTCCAGTCCTACGCGCTCTATCCGACCATGAGCGTGCGCGACAACATCGCCTTCGGCCTGAAGATGCGCAAGGTATCGGCGGCCAAGATCGAGGAGGAGGTGGCGCGGGTTGCCAAGCTGCTGCAGATCGAGCCGTTGCTCGAGCGCAAACCGGCGCAGCTGTCCGGGGGCCAACAGCAGCGTGTGGCCATGGGCCGGGCACTGGCGCGACGGCCGAAGATCTATCTATTCGATGAACCTCTGTCGAATCTCGATGCCAAGCTGCGGGTGGAGATGCGTACCGAGATCAAGCTGATGCACCAGCGCCTGAAAACCACCACGGTCTACGTCACCCATGACCAGATCGAGGCGATGACCCTCGGCGACAAGGTCGCGGTGATGAAGGATGGCGTCATCCAGCAGTTCGGCACCCCGCACGAGATATACAACAACCCGGCCAACCTGTTCGTCGCCAGCTTCATCGGTTCGCCGCCGATGAACTTCGTACCGCTGCGCATTCGCCAGCGCGACGGGCGCTGGGTGGGTGTGCTCAACAGCGAGCAGGGCAGTTGCGAGTTGCCGTTGCCGATTACCAGCGACGAGGGTCTGCGTGACCGCGAGCTCATTCTCGGCATCCGGCCGGAACAAATTGGCCTGGCTGCAGCAGGATCAACGGATTTTTCTCTGGCAGTCGACATCGAAGTGGTGGAACCCACCGGGCCAGACACCTTGGTGGTGTTCACACTGAACCAGGTCAAGGCCTGTTGCCGGTTGGCACCGGATCAGGCTCCGCGGGTGGGGGAAACGCTCAATCTGCAATTTGATCCGCGCAAGGCGCTGCTTTTCGATGGGCAGACCGGCGAACGGCTGGGTGTCGTCCAGCCTGAGCCTGTACGTGAGAGCAAGGTTACTCGGCTGGTTTCCAACGGCGCGGGAACTGCGCAGTGA
- a CDS encoding maltoporin, producing the protein MKKTLTALGVATAVAGMALPLSAHALEFTGYMRSGVGESVNSDSQSCFQLPGAPSKYRLGNECEQYGELDLRHDLYTFADGSVLSLEGMAALYNQYNHTPKFTGDHGWARMVQAYAEWSKVPALNNGSLWAGRRFYKRNDIHISDFYYWNQSATGAGVEDMEIGGLKYSYAFSRKDSVFQKNYVNRHDFNVGGFDSNPGGELEFGVSYIDKPSRDDAHSGWAVTVQHVQSDFLGGKNTVALQYGEGPGTGLGYTGDVTLDDSAKSWRVVEYFDWQLTPRFGGQFQVVYQKDKRADGGDQDWWSVGARPVYAINEQFKLVAEVGHDQIDATDGTRKLSKFTVAPTWSPSGPGFWARPEFRLYYTYASWNDAAQRAANLMAEGSALSDTGAFGNAQHGSNFGVQVEHWW; encoded by the coding sequence ATGAAAAAAACACTAACAGCGTTGGGCGTAGCGACCGCCGTTGCCGGAATGGCACTGCCTCTGAGCGCCCACGCCCTGGAATTCACCGGCTACATGCGTAGCGGCGTCGGTGAATCGGTTAACAGCGACTCGCAATCCTGCTTCCAGTTGCCTGGCGCGCCGAGCAAGTACCGCCTCGGTAACGAATGTGAGCAGTACGGCGAGCTGGATCTTCGTCACGACCTCTACACCTTTGCCGACGGCTCGGTTTTGAGCCTGGAAGGCATGGCGGCCTTGTACAACCAGTACAACCACACCCCGAAATTTACCGGCGATCACGGCTGGGCGCGGATGGTGCAGGCCTATGCCGAGTGGAGCAAGGTGCCGGCACTCAATAACGGCTCGCTGTGGGCCGGGCGCCGGTTCTACAAGCGTAACGACATCCACATCTCCGACTTCTATTACTGGAACCAGAGCGCCACCGGCGCCGGGGTTGAGGACATGGAAATCGGCGGGCTGAAGTACAGCTACGCCTTCTCGCGCAAGGACAGCGTATTCCAGAAGAATTACGTCAATCGCCACGACTTCAACGTCGGCGGCTTCGACAGCAACCCGGGCGGCGAGCTGGAGTTTGGTGTCAGCTACATCGACAAGCCCAGCCGTGACGACGCTCACAGTGGCTGGGCAGTGACGGTGCAGCACGTGCAGTCGGACTTTCTCGGTGGCAAGAACACCGTGGCGTTGCAGTACGGTGAAGGCCCAGGCACTGGCCTCGGCTACACCGGCGACGTGACACTGGATGACAGTGCCAAGAGCTGGCGCGTAGTGGAGTATTTCGACTGGCAGCTGACGCCGCGCTTTGGCGGCCAGTTCCAGGTCGTCTACCAGAAAGACAAGCGCGCTGATGGCGGTGACCAGGATTGGTGGTCGGTGGGTGCACGTCCGGTTTATGCGATCAACGAGCAGTTCAAGCTCGTTGCCGAAGTAGGGCATGACCAGATCGATGCCACCGACGGCACGCGCAAGTTGAGCAAGTTCACCGTTGCGCCGACCTGGTCACCGTCAGGTCCGGGATTCTGGGCGCGCCCCGAGTTCCGCCTGTATTACACCTACGCCAGCTGGAACGATGCCGCGCAGCGTGCAGCCAACCTGATGGCCGAGGGCTCGGCGTTGTCCGATACGGGTGCGTTCGGTAATGCCCAGCACGGTTCGAACTTCGGCGTGCAGGTGGAGCACTGGTGGTAA
- a CDS encoding alpha/beta hydrolase gives MRALLILLLMTMSPSFLQAQTLLNQTLNLDTGSGMLQGSLLLPKSDQSVPVALLIAGSGPTDRNGNNPAGHNDSLKRLAQGLAKLGVASLRYDKRGVGASLAAAPNESELSVDAYVDDALAWSEKLRNDSRFSELILIGHSEGALIASLAAPRSGATALISIAGSGRPIDQVLREQLQGRLPPALLATSYFLIDELKAGRTHIEVPEPLQVLFRPSVQPYLISLFAFDPATAFAAVEIPALIVQGRHDIQVGVEDAEALQRAKPDAKLALIDGMNHVLRIVPPSAAQLASYDDPNLPLAHALLQDVQRFLLDNGIPPSSS, from the coding sequence ATGCGTGCCCTGCTGATTTTGCTGCTAATGACCATGTCCCCTTCTTTCCTGCAGGCACAGACCCTGCTCAATCAAACGCTCAATCTGGACACCGGCAGCGGCATGTTGCAGGGCAGCCTGCTGCTGCCGAAAAGCGACCAGTCGGTGCCGGTGGCGTTGTTGATCGCGGGCTCCGGCCCGACCGATCGCAACGGCAATAACCCTGCCGGACACAACGACAGCCTCAAGCGCCTCGCCCAGGGCCTGGCCAAACTGGGCGTGGCCAGCCTGCGCTATGACAAGCGCGGCGTCGGCGCCAGTCTAGCGGCCGCGCCGAACGAGAGTGAGCTGAGCGTTGACGCCTATGTCGACGACGCCTTGGCCTGGAGCGAAAAGCTCAGGAACGACTCGCGCTTCAGCGAGCTGATTCTTATCGGCCACAGCGAGGGTGCGCTGATCGCCAGCCTTGCAGCGCCCAGGTCCGGAGCCACCGCATTGATCAGCATTGCCGGCAGCGGCAGGCCGATCGACCAGGTGCTGCGTGAGCAACTTCAGGGTCGCCTGCCACCTGCACTACTCGCCACCAGTTACTTCCTGATCGACGAGCTCAAGGCCGGACGCACCCATATCGAGGTGCCCGAGCCGCTGCAGGTGCTGTTCCGCCCCAGCGTGCAGCCTTATCTGATCTCGCTGTTCGCTTTCGACCCGGCCACCGCCTTCGCTGCCGTCGAGATACCCGCGCTGATCGTTCAGGGCCGTCATGACATCCAGGTTGGTGTGGAGGATGCCGAAGCGCTGCAGCGAGCGAAGCCGGATGCCAAGCTGGCGCTGATCGATGGCATGAATCACGTGCTGCGCATCGTCCCGCCGAGCGCCGCGCAGTTGGCCTCCTACGACGACCCGAACCTGCCGCTCGCCCATGCTCTGTTGCAGGACGTTCAGCGCTTCCTGCTGGATAATGGCATCCCGCCATCCTCTAGTTAG
- the aroC gene encoding chorismate synthase yields the protein MSGNTYGKLFTVTTAGESHGPALVAIVDGCPPGLELSLDDLQRDLDRRKPGTSRHTTQRQEADEVEILSGVFEGKTTGCPIGLLIRNTDQKSKDYSAIKDQFRPAHADYTYHHKYGVRDYRGGGRSSARETAMRVAAGAIAKKYLATLGIQVRGYMSQLGPIEIPFKTWDSVEQNAFFSPDPDKVAELEAYMDQLRRDQDSVGAKITVVADGVPPGLGEPIFDRLDAELAHALMSINAVKGVEIGAGFASVAQRGTEHRDELTPQGFHSNNAGGILGGISSGQPIVAHLALKPTSSITTPGQSIDVNGAPVDVITKGRHDPCVGIRATPIAEAMMAIVLLDHLLRHRGQNADVQVLTPVLPQL from the coding sequence ATGTCCGGCAATACCTACGGCAAGCTGTTCACCGTCACCACTGCCGGCGAAAGCCATGGTCCTGCACTGGTGGCCATCGTCGACGGCTGCCCGCCTGGGCTGGAGCTGTCGCTGGACGATCTGCAGCGCGACCTCGACCGTCGCAAGCCGGGTACCAGCCGGCACACCACCCAGCGCCAGGAAGCCGATGAGGTGGAAATCCTCTCCGGCGTGTTCGAAGGCAAGACCACCGGTTGCCCGATCGGCCTGCTGATCCGCAACACCGACCAGAAGTCCAAGGACTACTCGGCGATCAAGGACCAGTTCCGCCCGGCCCATGCCGACTACACCTATCACCACAAATATGGCGTGCGCGACTACCGCGGCGGTGGCCGCAGCTCGGCACGTGAGACCGCCATGCGCGTGGCGGCCGGCGCCATCGCCAAGAAGTATCTGGCGACCCTGGGCATCCAGGTGCGTGGCTACATGAGCCAGCTCGGGCCGATCGAGATCCCGTTCAAGACCTGGGACAGTGTCGAGCAGAATGCCTTCTTCAGCCCGGACCCGGACAAGGTGGCGGAGCTTGAGGCCTATATGGACCAGCTGCGTCGCGATCAGGATTCGGTGGGCGCGAAGATCACCGTGGTTGCCGATGGCGTGCCGCCGGGCCTTGGCGAGCCGATTTTCGACCGTCTCGACGCCGAGCTGGCCCATGCGCTGATGAGCATCAACGCGGTCAAGGGCGTGGAGATCGGTGCCGGTTTCGCTTCGGTAGCCCAGCGTGGCACCGAGCACCGTGACGAGCTGACGCCACAGGGCTTTCACTCCAACAATGCCGGCGGCATTCTCGGCGGCATCTCCTCGGGCCAGCCGATCGTCGCCCATCTGGCGCTCAAGCCGACGTCCAGCATCACCACGCCAGGGCAGTCGATCGACGTGAATGGCGCACCGGTGGACGTCATCACCAAGGGCCGCCATGACCCGTGCGTTGGCATCCGTGCGACGCCGATTGCCGAGGCCATGATGGCCATCGTGCTGCTCGATCACCTGCTGCGCCACCGTGGGCAGAACGCCGATGTGCAGGTGCTCACCCCGGTGCTGCCGCAACTGTGA
- a CDS encoding MFS transporter encodes MAAALPYWRLSGFYFFYFGLLGSTAPFLGLYFDHLGFFPERIGELIAIPMLMRCVAPNLWGWLGDATGRRLEIVRLGALCTLLSFGLIFFDKSFAWLAMVMALHAFFWHAVLPQFEVITLAHLHEQPERYSQVRLWGSIGFIFAVVGLGLLFQQLSLDLYPTAVAFVMVGIVLSSAWVPNAHPRQRSEVTGHGGFLAQLRRPGVLAFYACVALMQLAHGPYYTFFSIHLEALGYSRSFIGLMWALGVVAEILLFLVMARLLARFSLRQVLLASFLIAALRWVLLGQFAEHLAVLLVAQLMHAATFGSFHAAAIHFVQRSFGHRQQGQGQALYASLSGIGGALGALYAGYAWSGLGPGWSFAIASLAALAAAAIIAFRLQEDRA; translated from the coding sequence ATGGCCGCTGCTCTGCCTTACTGGCGCCTGTCCGGTTTCTACTTCTTTTACTTTGGGTTGCTCGGCTCGACGGCGCCGTTTCTCGGCCTGTACTTCGATCACCTGGGTTTTTTCCCGGAACGCATCGGCGAACTGATCGCCATCCCCATGCTGATGCGCTGCGTGGCGCCGAACCTCTGGGGTTGGCTGGGTGACGCAACCGGCCGGCGGCTGGAAATCGTCCGCCTCGGTGCGTTGTGCACCTTGCTCTCCTTCGGCCTGATCTTCTTCGACAAGAGCTTTGCCTGGCTGGCGATGGTGATGGCGCTGCATGCGTTCTTCTGGCACGCGGTACTGCCGCAGTTCGAAGTCATCACACTGGCCCATCTGCATGAACAGCCCGAGCGCTACAGCCAGGTTCGCCTATGGGGCAGTATCGGTTTCATTTTTGCGGTGGTGGGGCTCGGGCTGTTGTTCCAGCAGCTGAGCCTTGATCTCTACCCAACTGCGGTGGCCTTCGTGATGGTCGGCATCGTGCTGAGCAGTGCCTGGGTACCCAACGCGCACCCGCGTCAGCGTAGCGAGGTGACCGGGCACGGCGGTTTTCTCGCTCAGCTGCGACGTCCTGGTGTGCTGGCTTTCTACGCCTGCGTGGCGCTGATGCAGCTGGCCCACGGGCCGTACTACACCTTTTTCAGCATTCACCTGGAGGCGCTCGGCTACAGCCGCAGCTTCATCGGGCTGATGTGGGCGCTGGGCGTGGTAGCGGAGATCCTGCTGTTTCTGGTCATGGCGCGCCTGCTTGCGCGTTTTTCGCTGCGTCAGGTGCTGTTGGCCAGTTTCCTGATAGCCGCGCTGCGCTGGGTGCTGCTCGGGCAATTTGCCGAGCATCTTGCCGTGCTGCTGGTTGCGCAGTTGATGCATGCGGCCACCTTTGGCAGCTTCCATGCTGCCGCCATTCACTTCGTCCAGCGCAGTTTCGGTCATCGCCAGCAGGGCCAGGGCCAGGCGTTGTATGCCAGCCTGTCGGGCATCGGTGGCGCATTGGGCGCGCTCTACGCGGGCTACGCCTGGTCAGGTCTTGGGCCAGGCTGGTCGTTCGCCATTGCCAGTCTGGCGGCGCTGGCCGCAGCCGCTATCATTGCCTTCCGTTTGCAGGAGGACCGAGCATGA
- a CDS encoding methylthioribulose 1-phosphate dehydratase, which produces MTATRRHLSQAIIDAGRFLYGRGWSPATSSNYSARLTSAEVLLTVSGRHKGELTADDLLAVDMDGNSLEEGKQPSAETLLHTQLYRWKPEIGAVLHTHSVNATVLSRVALADSLVFADYELQKAFSGISSHESQVLVPIFDNDQNIARLAARVQPWLDEHPDCVGYLIRGHGLYTWGEKMSDALRQIEAFEFLFECELKMRALQPR; this is translated from the coding sequence ATGACTGCCACGCGCCGCCACCTGAGCCAGGCGATCATCGACGCCGGACGCTTTTTGTATGGTCGTGGCTGGTCGCCGGCGACCAGCAGCAACTACTCCGCGCGCCTGACCAGCGCCGAGGTACTGCTGACCGTTTCCGGCAGGCACAAGGGTGAGCTGACTGCTGACGACCTGCTCGCGGTGGACATGGACGGCAACAGTCTGGAGGAGGGCAAGCAGCCTTCCGCAGAGACGTTGCTGCATACCCAGCTGTATCGCTGGAAGCCGGAGATCGGCGCGGTGCTGCATACTCATTCGGTCAACGCCACGGTGCTGTCCCGCGTAGCCTTGGCCGATTCGCTGGTGTTCGCCGACTACGAATTGCAGAAGGCCTTCAGTGGTATCTCGAGCCATGAATCACAAGTGCTGGTGCCGATCTTCGACAACGATCAGAACATCGCGCGCCTGGCCGCCAGGGTGCAGCCCTGGCTCGACGAGCATCCCGATTGCGTCGGTTACCTGATTCGTGGCCACGGCCTGTACACCTGGGGCGAGAAGATGAGCGATGCGCTGCGGCAGATCGAGGCGTTCGAATTTCTCTTCGAATGCGAACTGAAAATGCGCGCCCTGCAGCCCAGATAA
- a CDS encoding 1,2-dihydroxy-3-keto-5-methylthiopentene dioxygenase, translated as MSVLSVYHESRPDQPLKVLTHLEDIAPTLTKVGVQLERWEASAPIVAGASQEEVIAAYRPQIDKLMTERGYVTVDVISLTRDHPQKDELRAKFLDEHRHAEDEVRFFVAGRGLFTLHIEDMVYAVLCEKNDLISVPAGTRHWFDMGEEPHFVAIRLFNNPEGWVAEFTGESIADQFPRLDD; from the coding sequence ATGAGTGTCCTCAGCGTTTATCACGAGTCCCGCCCCGATCAGCCGCTCAAGGTGCTGACCCACCTCGAAGACATCGCCCCGACGCTGACCAAGGTCGGTGTGCAGCTGGAGCGCTGGGAAGCCAGCGCACCAATCGTCGCCGGGGCCAGCCAGGAAGAGGTGATCGCTGCCTACCGGCCGCAGATCGACAAGCTGATGACCGAGCGTGGCTACGTCACCGTCGATGTGATCAGCCTGACCCGCGATCACCCGCAGAAGGACGAACTGCGCGCGAAGTTCCTCGACGAGCACCGTCATGCCGAGGACGAGGTGCGCTTCTTCGTCGCCGGGCGCGGGCTCTTCACGCTGCATATCGAGGACATGGTCTACGCCGTGCTGTGCGAAAAGAACGACCTGATCTCCGTGCCCGCCGGCACGCGCCACTGGTTCGACATGGGTGAAGAGCCGCACTTCGTCGCCATCCGCCTGTTCAACAACCCGGAAGGCTGGGTCGCCGAGTTCACTGGCGAGAGCATCGCCGATCAGTTCCCGCGGCTGGACGACTGA
- the mtnC gene encoding acireductone synthase, with protein sequence MPIKAILTDIEGTTSAVSFVFDVLFPYAREHLPAYIRSHAEAPAVAAQIEAVRSESGELDADIERVIEILLGWIASDRKVTSLKALQGMVWAQGYRAGQLKGHVYPDAVAALREWKARGFDLYVYSSGSVQAQKLIFGCSEAGDLTPLFSGYFDTTSGHKRDIASYRRIAEAIGVPAVHVLFLSDVAEELDAAQQAGMQVCGLAREGGELGGHESVASFAQIDPARY encoded by the coding sequence ATGCCGATCAAGGCGATCCTCACCGATATCGAAGGCACCACCAGCGCCGTCAGCTTCGTCTTCGATGTGCTGTTCCCCTACGCTCGCGAGCATCTGCCGGCCTACATCCGCAGTCACGCCGAGGCACCCGCGGTAGCCGCGCAGATCGAAGCGGTGCGCAGTGAAAGCGGGGAGCTCGATGCAGATATCGAGCGCGTCATCGAAATCCTGCTTGGCTGGATCGCCAGTGATCGCAAGGTCACCTCGCTCAAGGCCCTGCAAGGCATGGTCTGGGCCCAGGGGTATCGGGCCGGACAGCTCAAGGGGCATGTCTACCCGGATGCGGTAGCCGCGCTGCGCGAGTGGAAGGCGCGCGGCTTCGATCTTTACGTCTATTCCTCGGGCTCGGTCCAGGCGCAGAAGCTGATATTCGGTTGCTCCGAGGCCGGCGACCTGACGCCGTTGTTCTCCGGTTATTTCGATACCACCAGCGGGCACAAACGGGACATTGCGTCGTACCGGCGTATCGCCGAGGCCATTGGTGTTCCGGCCGTCCACGTGCTGTTCCTTTCCGACGTTGCCGAAGAGCTTGATGCAGCGCAGCAGGCCGGCATGCAGGTGTGTGGCCTGGCGCGCGAAGGCGGCGAGCTGGGCGGACATGAAAGCGTAGCCAGCTTTGCGCAGATCGACCCTGCCCGCTATTGA
- a CDS encoding PLD nuclease N-terminal domain-containing protein, whose product MGDAFGGIFGLLILILDIWAIISVIRSDSTSGKKVLWVLLIVILPVLGLIIWGIMGPRGNRPDARGPYRH is encoded by the coding sequence ATGGGAGACGCCTTCGGCGGTATTTTCGGCCTGCTCATCCTGATACTGGATATCTGGGCGATCATCAGCGTGATTCGCAGTGACAGCACCAGCGGCAAGAAAGTGCTCTGGGTCCTGCTGATCGTCATTCTGCCAGTGCTCGGCCTGATCATCTGGGGAATCATGGGCCCGCGCGGCAATCGTCCCGATGCACGTGGACCTTACCGGCACTAA
- a CDS encoding PLDc N-terminal domain-containing protein has product MESLSAPLAIIVLLLDLVAIVYVWRSSIEVGRKVIWSLVIVLLPVVGLVMWAVAAGPFGKARL; this is encoded by the coding sequence ATGGAAAGCCTGAGCGCTCCGCTGGCGATCATCGTGCTGCTGCTGGACCTGGTGGCAATCGTCTATGTCTGGCGCAGCTCCATCGAAGTAGGTCGCAAAGTGATCTGGTCATTGGTGATCGTGCTGCTGCCGGTCGTTGGCTTGGTCATGTGGGCGGTGGCAGCGGGGCCATTCGGCAAGGCGCGGCTTTGA
- a CDS encoding histidine phosphatase family protein gives MCRAGLLICLLYSLELAQADEHDAWQALREGHAILVLRHATAPGLGDPGGFNIDDCKTQRNLDERGRAEARRWGARLRQAGITSARVLSSRWCRALETAQFMALGVVEPLPALDSFFTSPITERHQTAALRRAVEVLAPGEVAVLVTHQVNITALTGIFPQSGEGLILARPLAVPPVVLARIAPP, from the coding sequence ATGTGTCGCGCAGGCCTGCTGATCTGCCTGCTCTACAGCCTGGAACTGGCGCAGGCCGATGAACACGACGCATGGCAGGCATTGCGTGAAGGGCATGCCATTCTCGTTTTGCGCCACGCTACTGCGCCAGGTTTGGGCGACCCTGGTGGCTTTAACATCGACGACTGCAAGACGCAGCGTAATCTCGATGAACGCGGTCGTGCCGAAGCCCGGCGCTGGGGCGCGCGGTTACGGCAGGCCGGCATCACAAGCGCTCGGGTGCTGAGTAGCCGTTGGTGCCGTGCGCTTGAGACGGCGCAGTTCATGGCGCTCGGAGTCGTCGAACCATTGCCTGCGCTGGATTCCTTCTTCACATCGCCGATCACCGAGCGGCATCAGACAGCCGCGCTGCGCCGGGCAGTCGAGGTACTAGCGCCGGGCGAGGTCGCGGTGCTGGTGACTCATCAAGTCAATATCACTGCGCTGACGGGCATCTTCCCGCAATCGGGGGAGGGGCTGATCCTGGCTCGTCCGCTGGCAGTGCCTCCTGTGGTATTGGCACGCATCGCTCCGCCTTAG
- a CDS encoding DNA-3-methyladenine glycosylase family protein: MTETLQLPYLEPWDWQQFHRHFALRLLPGVERLEPDGYSRTLRLGPASGWLSVRTLADRPALELTLSNSLQQATQTLVSQVRKMFDLDADPHAIAAHFTPDPALGPLIAAQPGLRLPAAYDPFEQAVRAVVGQQVTVKAAVTITRRLVERLGEPLQDAPAGLELLFPTAQAIADDPLENIGMPAKRAQALRRLAAAVAEGALQLHVEDGADVLVEQLCELPGIGPWTAEYIALRGFGVADAFPAADLGLLKAPLWGDGGIAAKALAARAEAWRPWRAYAAIHIWDNYAKGTKGG; this comes from the coding sequence ATGACTGAAACCTTGCAACTGCCCTACCTCGAACCTTGGGACTGGCAGCAATTCCATCGCCATTTCGCCCTGCGCCTGCTGCCAGGTGTCGAACGTCTGGAGCCGGACGGCTACTCGCGTACGCTGCGTCTGGGCCCAGCTAGCGGTTGGCTCAGCGTACGCACACTGGCTGACCGCCCAGCGCTCGAACTGACGCTCAGCAACTCGCTGCAACAGGCGACCCAGACGCTCGTCAGCCAGGTGCGCAAAATGTTCGATCTGGACGCGGACCCGCACGCCATCGCAGCACACTTCACCCCTGACCCCGCGTTAGGTCCGCTGATCGCGGCTCAGCCAGGCCTGCGTCTGCCGGCTGCCTATGACCCGTTCGAGCAAGCCGTGCGCGCAGTGGTGGGCCAGCAGGTAACGGTAAAGGCAGCGGTGACCATTACTCGCCGCCTGGTAGAGCGGCTCGGCGAGCCGCTGCAAGACGCACCAGCCGGGCTGGAGCTGCTCTTCCCTACTGCCCAGGCAATCGCCGATGACCCGCTGGAGAACATCGGCATGCCTGCCAAACGCGCGCAGGCTCTGCGCCGCCTCGCTGCAGCGGTGGCCGAAGGTGCGCTGCAATTGCATGTCGAAGACGGCGCCGACGTGCTTGTCGAGCAGCTGTGCGAACTCCCCGGTATCGGCCCCTGGACGGCTGAATACATCGCCCTGCGCGGGTTCGGCGTTGCGGACGCCTTCCCGGCAGCCGATCTCGGTTTGCTCAAGGCGCCTCTATGGGGCGACGGCGGCATCGCCGCCAAGGCGCTTGCAGCACGTGCGGAAGCCTGGCGGCCCTGGCGGGCCTACGCCGCCATCCACATCTGGGACAACTATGCCAAGGGAACCAAGGGTGGCTAA